CGCGGTTGAGGGCCACGGCGATATCGGAGGGCTGCATGAACTTCACGAGCTCGTTGATGTTGATGCCGAACTTCTGCCACTCGATGATGGCCTGGTTGGAGAGCTGCGTGATGCTCGTCACCCCTCCCGCCTGGTTGATGATGGCATTTCCTGAGACGACGTTGCCGCCCTGGGGCTCTGCAAAGACCATTAAGGGCGGCGCGATGAGGCAGAAGGTGAAATTGAAGAGCAGATAGAGTGCGACAATTCTCCTCAGATTGTAAGACATAAACCCCTCCTTAGTATGAGCAATGACTGAAAAAAAAAGATCAAACCGAGAAAATACCACCCGATTAAACAAAAAATCCGAGTTACAATGTTTCTATAGCTTCGCCAGGTTTTTGTGCGACTTATTATATTATAATAAATATTAGAGCTTTATTCAATACGTAGCGAGAACTAGTTTTATTAATAAATAGAGGAGAATTTGCTCAATTTTTCTCTGGTTATAGAATCTTTTCCCGGTACCGGGGACCCATGGGGATTATTTCACGTGGAAGCGGAAAGAGCACTGGGCGTAGAACATGGGGCTCCTGTTCACATTGTTCCTCACGGGGTTGAGGGGAACGCCCCAGTCGAGGTTTACCCAGCTCATCTCGCCGAAGTTGTAGCGGAGCCCCGCGCCTGCTCCCGTGAGGCTTCTCGTGCCGGCCTCTCCCGGCACGGGGTTCTTGAGGGACACCATGCCCTGATCGCAGAAAAAGGCGACCTGGAGGTTGTTGTTTTTCCTTGAAAGGGGAACGCGAAACTCGGCGCTCACCGAGTAGCCGCTGTCGCCAAGGTACTCGGTCTGCTGGTAGCCTCTCACGGAGTCGGGGCCTCCCAGGGGATACTGCTCCGCCACCACGAGGGGCTCGAAGGCATACTGCCCTGACCCGCGGAAGAGGAAGAAGCACGACCCCGCCTTCTGAACCCTCAGGAAGTCCAGGTTGAGCCTCGTGTAATTGTCGTCGGCGCCTGATCCGGCACGACTTGAAAGGGCATAATCGTTCTTCATACCCCCGAAAGCTTCGCCGAGCCCCTGGGTGCCCGACAGGAAGAGGTAGTTCTTTCCCTGGCCCGACATCCAGCTCGTGTCATAGAGGAGGGAGAGTGCCCGTATCTCGTCATGGCTCGTGGGATAGCTCTGGAAATAGAAATTCCGCATGCTCTTGCTGGTATAGCCGTAGGTAATATTGGAGCTGCGGGCAGGAGAGCGCAGAATGGGCTGGCGCACCATGGCCCCATAGATCCTTGCGCTTCCAAGGATATTGTACACCGAGAGGTCCTGGCCCATGCGCACGTCAGAGTTGGCGTAATATACCGTGCCCTTGAGGCCCCTGTTGTTAAGGGGCAGGTTATACATGGCCTGTGCGAGGGGCGTCGTCTGGTTGGAGGGGAAGAGCTCGAGAAAGCGCGCCGAGAACTGGTTTCCCCACCCCAGGAGGTCCCCTGCGGTGAGATTGAAGCCGGCCCTGTTCTCGCCTGAGTAAATGTTGCCGAAGTTGTTGTACTCAAGGCCCATGTAAAGGGGTTTCTCATCCTCTACCTTGATGATGACGTCGGCAAGGTCCTCGCGCTCGCCGGGCTGGAGGAATGCCTTCGCCTTGAGGCCGTCAAACTCATTGAGAAGCATCACGGCGCGCTGGAGCGTGTTCCCCTTGAGAAGCTTGTCTTTCCTGATTGGCTCCATGAACCATTTTACAAAACGCTCGCTGTAGTGCTTGTTCCCCTCGACACGGATGTTCCCGACCTTTCCTTCAATGACTGATATCTTTACATTGCCTTCATTGATGTCCTGGATAGGCACGTAGGCTCTCACCGCTATATAGCCTTTGTCGTTGTAGTACTTCTGGATCTTGAGGGCCGCCCGCTTGAGCTCCTCGAGGGAGACCTCTTTCCCTTCCAGGGGGGCCACGAAGGGCGAGAGGACACTGCTTCCGTAGACGGTGTTTCCCTCGAGGCTCACTTTCCTCACGGGGAATTTTTTTTCAGGAATGGCTGCCGGAGCAGGTTTTTCGGCACCGGCCCCGCAGACTTCAAAAAAATGCTGTTTTACGGCATTTTCATCGAGAGGGGCGAGATCCATTGAAGGCGCGGCCCATGCGATCCCTTCAAGCATAAAGAGCAGGAGCACAATGGCAAGGAGCGCCCCGCATCTTCGTGCACCAACGAATTCTCTGCCGTTTTTCATCAAAAGTCCATTCTTCCAAAATTAAGGAATTATTATTATCGATTGCCAGAAAGATTCCTGCCGGCATGAGAGGAAATAATCCTCTTCAGATAGGAAATCAAGAGAAGCCGGGGATTTCTGCTTCGCCAGTCCCATGAAAAAGGAGAACCTCCCTTTGTCAAGAAATGCTTATGATCATAAAACACAAAGGAGATCCATTATGAAAAACTCATGTATTCTTGTCATTTTCCTCATTGCCGCCTTCCTTCTCTGCAATGCCGGCAGTGCATTTTCCCAGGCAAAAAAGCCTTCACCTGCGCCGACGGAAACAATGGCCCCCGTCGTAAAGCTCACCCCGCCCGCTGCTGCTACGCCTGCCGCCCAGGCAAGGATGAAGACCATTTTTGACTTTGAAAAGGAACTGGGCCTTTCGGCTGACCAGACAAAGAAGCTCAAGGACCAGGTGAACTCCTTCAACAAGGAGATTGCTTCCAACAATGACAAGCTCAAGGCCGCCAACAAGGAGCTCGGCGACCTCATCAACGCCAACGCGGCACTTGACAAGATCAAGGAGAAGCTCCAGCAGATAGGCGCCATAGAGCTCGATATCCGTCTT
The sequence above is a segment of the Candidatus Eremiobacterota bacterium genome. Coding sequences within it:
- a CDS encoding ShlB/FhaC/HecB family hemolysin secretion/activation protein, with the translated sequence MKNGREFVGARRCGALLAIVLLLFMLEGIAWAAPSMDLAPLDENAVKQHFFEVCGAGAEKPAPAAIPEKKFPVRKVSLEGNTVYGSSVLSPFVAPLEGKEVSLEELKRAALKIQKYYNDKGYIAVRAYVPIQDINEGNVKISVIEGKVGNIRVEGNKHYSERFVKWFMEPIRKDKLLKGNTLQRAVMLLNEFDGLKAKAFLQPGEREDLADVIIKVEDEKPLYMGLEYNNFGNIYSGENRAGFNLTAGDLLGWGNQFSARFLELFPSNQTTPLAQAMYNLPLNNRGLKGTVYYANSDVRMGQDLSVYNILGSARIYGAMVRQPILRSPARSSNITYGYTSKSMRNFYFQSYPTSHDEIRALSLLYDTSWMSGQGKNYLFLSGTQGLGEAFGGMKNDYALSSRAGSGADDNYTRLNLDFLRVQKAGSCFFLFRGSGQYAFEPLVVAEQYPLGGPDSVRGYQQTEYLGDSGYSVSAEFRVPLSRKNNNLQVAFFCDQGMVSLKNPVPGEAGTRSLTGAGAGLRYNFGEMSWVNLDWGVPLNPVRNNVNRSPMFYAQCSFRFHVK